One window of Cervus elaphus chromosome 2, mCerEla1.1, whole genome shotgun sequence genomic DNA carries:
- the PRDX5 gene encoding peroxiredoxin-5, mitochondrial: MRLGWLRVLGCRPGSVVSRATIVEGASTTAAGSRGCLERILEWTFGGVRGFRSAAVAMAPIKVGDAIPSVEVFEKEPGNKVNLAELFKGKKGVLFGLPGAFTPGCSKTHLPGFVEQAGALKAKGVQVVACLTVNDVFVTQEWARTHNAEGKVRLLADPTGTFGKETDLLLDESLVYLFGNQRLKRFSMVIEDGIVKSLNVEPDGTGLTCSLAPNILSQL, translated from the exons ATGCGTCTGGGGTGGTTACGCGTCCTGGGCTGCAGACCGGGCTCGGTGGTGTCCCGGGCGACCATCGTTGAGGGTGCGTCAACGACAGCGGCGGGATCCCGAGGGTGCCTGGAAAGAATCCTCGAGTGGACGTTTGGCGGGGTCCGAGGTTTCAGAAGCGCTGCTGTAGCCATGGCCCCGATCAAG GTGGGAGATGCCATTCCGTCGGTGGAGGTATTTGAAAAGGAGCCTGGGAACAAGGTGAACCTGGCAGAGCTGTTCAAAGGCAAGAAGGGAGTGCTGTTTGGCCTCCCTGGTGCCTTTACCCCTGGTTGTTCCAAG ACCCACCTGCCAGGGTTCGTGGAGCAGGCTGGCGCTCTGAAGGCCAAGGGGGTCCAGGTGGTGGCATGTCTGACAGTTAATGATGTCTTTGTGACTCAAGAGTGGGCACGCACCCACAACGCAGAGGGCAAG GTTCGGCTCCTGGCAGACCCCACTGGGACCTTTGGGAAG GAGACAGATCTGTTACTTGATGAATCACTGGTGTATCTCTTTGGGAATCAACGACTGAAAAG GTTCTCCATGGTGATAGAGGATGGCATCGTCAAATCCCTGAATGTGGAGCCAGATGGCACAGGCCTCACCTGCAGCCTGGCCCCCAACATCCTCTCACAGCTCTGA
- the TRMT112 gene encoding multifunctional methyltransferase subunit TRM112-like protein, with translation MRLLTHNLLSSHVRGVGPRGFPLRLQATEVRINPVEFNPDFIARMIPKVEWAALLEAADTLHLIEVPKEPIQGYEHNEEFLRKMHHVLLEVEVLEGTLQCPESGRLFPITRGIPNMLLSDEETET, from the exons ATGAGGCTGCTTACCCACAACCTGCTGAGCTCGCACGTGCGGGGGGTGGGGCCCCGTGGCTTCCCCCTGCGTCTCCAG GCCACGGAGGTCCGCATCAACCCTGTGGAGTTCAACCCCGACTTCATAGCGCGTATGATACCCAAAGTGGAGTGGGCGGCGCTTCTGGAGGCTGCGGACACA CTGCATCTCATCGAGGTGCCTAAAGAGCCGATTCAGGGATATGAGCATAACGAGGAATTTCTGAGAAAGATGCACCACGTGCTGCTGGAG GTGGAGGTCTTGGAGGGCACCCTGCAATGCCCAGAGTCGGGACGTCTGTTCCCCATTACCCGTGGGATCCCCAATATGCTGCTgagtgatgaggaaactgagacataa